The genome window ATCACTTTGCCTACGAGTGGGTCATTTTCCACTTTGACGACTTTTCCGGCAAGTGCAGCGACGACATCAAAGCCTTTGCCGTCCGTGGATTTCAAATCAATACCGGTATGCGGGAAGAAGGAGTTGTTGTACTTCACCAGCGCTTTTTGCTGATTGTCTTTGGAGGCTTGCTCATCATAGAAGCTCATCCCCAGCTCGTACTGTACGCCTTTTCCAACTGGCCATGCCAACGGTTGCACTGTGCCTGCGACGGGAACTGCTTCTTCGCCTTGCGGTGGAGCCACCGGGGTCTCAGGAGTAGTCACTGCCACGCCATCCTTAGGATTGGTAAGATTGGATACCGTGTTCATGACGCTGCCCTGATACCACATCACAAAAGCGAGAATGATTGCTGCGG of Brevibacillus choshinensis contains these proteins:
- a CDS encoding M23 family metallopeptidase → MEDQKNQNQPIPFKKASTWKKVMGKKWAFPAIYIGTAAIILAFVMWYQGSVMNTVSNLTNPKDGVAVTTPETPVAPPQGEEAVPVAGTVQPLAWPVGKGVQYELGMSFYDEQASKDNQQKALVKYNNSFFPHTGIDLKSTDGKGFDVVAALAGKVVKVENDPLVGKVIEVEHTDKMVTVYQSLENVVVKPGDAVTQGQVIGSAGRNEYEKDSGVHLHFEVRVEDKSVNPEKYLIQGDTEVKNQ